The proteins below come from a single Salinilacihabitans rarus genomic window:
- a CDS encoding phosphate/phosphite/phosphonate ABC transporter substrate-binding protein, translating into MRSTGAVGTIGLAGLAGCLGDEDEDGDDGADGSGTDGDDGENGGDEDGEQSTDGEPLPDELDFLMSPTEPQDEMEAQYGPMADYLSEELGSEINLQYAQGYSAVISALGSGSGHIGEMGPFAAALGVRSDEVDIILQRYAYGSWEYASVIVTREDTDVESLEDLEGKTIAFADRLSSSGSLYPLYMLKQAGLDIGGLPEDDSGADFEATFSSHTAAIESLQAGQADAAGVGMFIAVEDGDEEREEYLDGIELVQKEDGIPRAPIAVSPELGQDARDDIQQAFLDAPDEAYEGDGDENQLWFSDVREADAEAYEPVVEVARDLGISADLLDEDL; encoded by the coding sequence ATGCGATCGACGGGCGCCGTGGGAACGATCGGACTCGCCGGACTCGCCGGCTGTCTCGGCGACGAGGACGAGGACGGCGACGACGGCGCCGACGGATCGGGTACCGACGGCGACGACGGCGAGAACGGGGGCGACGAGGACGGGGAGCAGAGTACGGACGGGGAACCGCTCCCCGACGAACTGGACTTCCTCATGTCGCCCACCGAGCCCCAGGACGAGATGGAGGCCCAGTACGGGCCGATGGCCGACTACCTCTCGGAGGAACTGGGCTCGGAGATCAACCTCCAGTACGCCCAGGGGTACAGCGCGGTCATCTCGGCGCTCGGCAGCGGCTCCGGCCACATCGGCGAGATGGGGCCGTTCGCCGCGGCCCTCGGCGTCCGCTCCGACGAGGTCGACATCATCCTCCAGCGCTACGCGTACGGAAGCTGGGAGTACGCGAGCGTCATCGTCACCCGCGAGGACACCGACGTCGAGAGCCTCGAAGACCTCGAGGGCAAGACCATCGCCTTCGCCGACCGGCTGAGTTCCAGCGGTTCGCTGTACCCGCTGTACATGCTCAAACAGGCGGGCCTCGACATCGGCGGCCTCCCGGAGGACGACAGTGGCGCCGACTTCGAGGCGACGTTCTCGAGCCACACCGCCGCGATCGAGTCCCTGCAGGCCGGACAGGCCGACGCGGCCGGCGTCGGCATGTTCATCGCCGTCGAGGACGGCGACGAGGAGCGCGAGGAGTACCTCGACGGCATCGAACTCGTCCAGAAGGAAGACGGCATCCCGCGTGCGCCGATCGCCGTCAGCCCGGAACTCGGCCAGGACGCCCGCGACGACATCCAGCAGGCGTTCCTCGACGCCCCCGACGAGGCGTACGAGGGCGACGGCGACGAGAACCAGCTGTGGTTCAGCGACGTCCGCGAGGCCGACGCGGAGGCCTACGAGCCGGTCGTCGAGGTCGCACGTGACCTCGGCATCTCCGCGGACCTGCTCGACGAGGACCTGTAG
- a CDS encoding PhnE/PtxC family ABC transporter permease — translation MSTDAGRGVEEMLAFLERRLLIRRVLTVAGLAALLVATYFGGQFIGVDLGELLEQREVFFEYLQAYFNPDFVDFTTYSSDRGHDGWNGFFQSLANPVSIYESLLEQDGIVGLSVTTIVIGFTGTVIGFPFALLFGVLGSERVVPFPFNFLFRGTMSTIRAIPALVWILIYVPLTSVSPVGAMLAIATDTVGNLGRLFTDELEEIDDGPIEAIGSTGASRPQIVGFGMLSQVSTSFIAWTLYILEINVRIAISLGVYGAGGIGEYIELRTQFREFEKVAAGIFMVILIVLTVELVSSRIRARLRPGEHESKGLLESIRGLGDAGSWLGIGGRRD, via the coding sequence GTGAGCACCGACGCCGGACGGGGCGTCGAGGAGATGCTCGCGTTCCTCGAACGCCGGCTACTGATCCGCCGGGTGCTGACGGTCGCCGGCCTCGCGGCGCTGCTGGTCGCGACCTACTTCGGCGGGCAGTTCATCGGCGTCGACCTCGGGGAGTTGCTCGAACAGCGCGAGGTCTTCTTCGAGTACCTGCAGGCGTACTTCAACCCCGACTTCGTCGACTTCACGACCTACTCGAGCGACCGCGGCCACGACGGCTGGAACGGCTTCTTCCAGAGCCTCGCGAACCCCGTCTCGATCTACGAGAGCCTCCTCGAACAGGACGGGATCGTCGGGCTCAGCGTCACGACGATCGTGATCGGCTTCACCGGGACCGTCATCGGCTTCCCGTTCGCGCTCCTGTTCGGCGTGCTCGGCTCCGAGCGCGTCGTCCCCTTCCCGTTTAACTTCCTCTTCCGCGGGACGATGAGCACCATCCGGGCCATCCCCGCGCTGGTGTGGATCCTCATCTACGTGCCGCTCACGAGCGTCTCGCCGGTCGGGGCGATGCTCGCCATCGCGACCGACACCGTCGGCAACCTCGGGCGGCTGTTCACCGACGAACTCGAAGAGATCGACGACGGCCCGATCGAGGCGATCGGTTCGACCGGCGCCTCGCGACCACAGATCGTCGGTTTCGGGATGCTCAGTCAGGTGTCGACCTCCTTCATCGCGTGGACGCTGTACATCCTCGAGATCAACGTCCGGATCGCGATCAGCCTCGGCGTCTACGGCGCCGGCGGCATCGGCGAGTACATCGAACTCCGGACGCAGTTCCGCGAGTTCGAGAAGGTCGCCGCGGGCATCTTCATGGTCATCCTCATCGTCCTCACGGTGGAACTCGTCTCCTCGCGCATCCGCGCCCGGCTCCGTCCCGGCGAACACGAGAGCAAGGGGCTGCTCGAGAGCATCCGCGGGCTCGGCGACGCCGGTAGCTGGCTCGGGATCGGCGGGCGCCGCGACTAG
- the phnC gene encoding phosphonate ABC transporter ATP-binding protein, giving the protein MPKVSLTNVTKVYGEDTVALDGISFDVPAGEFVVVLGPSGAGKSTLLRILNGLTAPTEGSVYIGDEQVTGAREDVGMVFQMHYLIESLSAYRNALTGALSRTDLLRSLLTMYDREDKRAALEALETVGLLEAAPQRAGSMSGGQKQRVGIARALVQDPNLLLADEPVASLDPKAAKDVMGYMKQAARERELTTIASLHQVNIAREFGDRFLGVRDGELIFDGTADELTMSVVDEIYYGDGERRGDGIGEPSSQRSAANGVSDA; this is encoded by the coding sequence ATGCCGAAAGTATCACTGACGAACGTTACAAAAGTGTACGGCGAGGACACGGTCGCCCTCGACGGGATCTCCTTCGACGTCCCCGCGGGCGAGTTCGTCGTCGTCCTCGGGCCGTCCGGGGCCGGGAAGTCGACCCTGTTGCGGATCCTCAACGGGCTGACGGCGCCCACGGAGGGGAGCGTCTACATCGGGGACGAGCAGGTGACGGGGGCCCGGGAGGACGTCGGGATGGTGTTCCAGATGCACTACCTCATCGAGAGCCTGAGCGCCTACCGGAACGCGCTCACCGGCGCGCTCTCGCGGACCGACCTCCTCCGGAGCCTGCTGACGATGTACGACCGCGAGGACAAGCGGGCGGCCCTGGAGGCGCTCGAGACCGTCGGCCTGCTGGAGGCCGCGCCCCAGCGCGCCGGGTCGATGAGCGGCGGGCAGAAACAGCGCGTCGGCATCGCCCGCGCGCTCGTCCAGGACCCGAACCTCCTGCTCGCCGACGAACCCGTCGCCAGCCTCGACCCGAAAGCCGCGAAGGACGTGATGGGGTACATGAAACAGGCCGCACGCGAGCGCGAGTTGACGACCATCGCCAGCCTCCACCAGGTCAACATCGCCCGGGAGTTCGGCGACCGGTTCCTCGGCGTCCGCGACGGCGAACTGATCTTCGACGGCACCGCCGACGAGTTGACGATGTCGGTCGTCGACGAGATTTACTACGGCGACGGCGAGCGCCGCGGGGACGGGATCGGCGAGCCGTCGTCGCAGCGCTCCGCCGCGAACGGGGTGAGCGACGCGTGA